GCCTGGGTAATCCTGGCCCCGAATATGCTTCAACTCGCCACAATGCTGGCGCATGGTTAGTCACGCAACTAGCCAACAATCATCACGTCCAACTAAAACCAGATAGCAAACACTTCGGATTAACCGGCCGCATTCAATTGGCTGGGCAAGAACTTCGTTTGTTAATCCCCACAACGTTTATGAATCTTAGCGGCAAGTCCGTAGCTTCATTGGCTAAATTTTATCGCATTGAACTTGAGCAAATAATGGTTGCTCACGACGAACTTGATTTACCCCCTGGCGTAGCACGCTTTAAAAAAGGTGGTGGACATGGCGGCCACAATGGTCTGCGCGATATCATCAGTAAATTTGGCAACAGCAAAGATTTCCATCGTTTACGGATAGGTATTGGACATCCCGGTCACAAAGACCGAGTTTCTGGTTTCGTACTAGGTAAAGCACCTAAAAGCGAACAACTACTGATTGATGATGCAATTGATGAAGCGGTACGCAGTACCGATGTATTGCTTAAAGATGGATTAAGCAAAGCAATGAATCGATTACATAGTTATAAAGCGGGCTAAGCCCCTTACACAAATAGGTATTATTATGGGATTTAAATGTGGCATCGTTGGTTTGCCAAACGTAGGCAAGTCGACCCTTTTTAACGCTCTGACTCAAGCCGGCATCGAAGCTGCTAACTTTCCATTTTGTACTATTGAGCCAAACACCGGCGTAGTACCTGTTCCTGATGAGCGTTTAGACGCCCTAGCCGCCATTGTTAATCCGCAACGCATTCTTCCAACTACTATGGAATTTGTGGATATCGCAGGTCTAGTTGCCGGCGCATCTAAAGGTGAAGGTTTAGGTAACAAATTCTTAGCTAACATTCGCGAAACCGATGCGATTGGCCATGTGGTTCGCTGTTTCGAAAACGACAACATTGTGCATGTATCAGGCAAAGTTGACCCGGCCGACGACATTGACACTATTAATACCGAGCTGGCTTTATCTGATTTAGATACTTGTGAAAAAGCCCAGATCCGCGTTGCTAAAAAAGCCAAAGGCGGCGATAAAGACGCTAAATTTGAAGCCGAAATACTAGTTAAAGTTCAAGCTCACCTAGAAGCTGACCTTATGCTGCGCAGCTTAGAGCTAAGCAAAGAAGAAAAAGCAGCAATTGCTTACATGAACTTCTTAACCGCTAAGCCAACCATGTACATTGCAAACGTTAATGACGACGGTTTTGAAAACAATCCTTACCTAGACAAAGTAAAAGAGATTGCCGAGAGCGAAAATGCAGTAGTAGTGGCGGTGTGTGCTGAAATTGAAGGCGAAATTGCCGAGCTAGACGCTGAAGAAAAAGCCGAGTTTATGGAAGAAATGGGCCTAGAAGAGCCTGGTTTAAACCGGGTAATTCGTGCTGGCTACGAGCTTCTCGACCTACAAACTTACTTTACTGCCGGCGTAAAAGAAGTACGCGCTTGGACAGTACCCGTGGGTGCTACAGGCCCACAGGCTGCGGGTAAAATCCATACCGACTTTGAAAAGGGCTATATTCGCGCCGAAGTGGTTGGTTATGATGATTACATCGAACACCAAGGTGAATCTGGTGCAAAGGTCGCAGGTAAATGGCGCCAAGAAGGTAAAACCTACGTCGTAAATGATGGTGATGTAATTCACTTCTTATTCAACGTATAAGCTAATACCCGAGACCCAAAAGCCAACCTAGTGTTGGCTTTTTTGTATTTGTTACTTAGTTAAAACTGCCTGTTTGCTTATTGCAGGGTCTCCAGCGTAACTAGTTTTAGCCTTAAAATAAGCTAGCTTCAATCCTTCAAGCAAGCGTTCTGCTAACCAAACCATTCAGTTTTTAGCCAAGAGCTAAAGCAAGGTCGAAAAAACCTTCGGAGCCCAAGTGTGCAAGCAACCGTTAATTGCGCACAAAGCAAACAGCAGAAATGGGCAAACTAAGTGCATCGCGTACACAAACTGCGCAAACAAACTTTTTTGCGGTTTTTTGGCAAAAAAACGGTTGACGCTGTTGGGTCTCATCAGCATAATACGCCCCGTTCTCAACGCAAAGCGTAGAAAACAAGGCTATGTAGCTCAGCTGGTTAGAGCACAGCACTCATAATGCTGGGGTCGCAGGTTCAAGTCCCGCCATAGCCACCATTATTGTATACTGCTAAAGTTACAATAAGAAATTTGCGGAAGTGGCGGAATTGGTAGACGCGCTAGATTTAGGTTCTAGTATCGCAAGGTGTGAGAGTTCAAGTCTCTCCTTCCGCACCATTCTTCTTTTAAGAAGAAACCAATAGTAAGACCCTGCAGGGATATCGCCAAGCGGTAAGGCAGCGGCTTTTGATGCCGCCATTCGTTGGTTCAAATCCAGCTATCCCTGCCACATTCAATGGCTTGAGTTTTATAACTTGAGTTAAGCAGCAAGAACGATGATTCTTAGTTGCAGTCTAAACCTAAGGGTTAAGACAGTCGAAACTTCAGCGATGTTTGTTTCGAAAAGTTTCTGCAGGGATATCGCCAAGCGGTAAGGCAGCGGCTTTTGATGCCGCCATTCGTTGGTTCAAATCCAGCTATCCCTGCCACTTTTATTGTGCTCAGGTTTACCTGAGAATGCAGTAAATGAATAGGGCAATTTGCCCAGGTAAGACAGTAAGGTCTATGTTGTTGACTAGAATTTGCTTGCCCTGCCGATAAATTTGTAAATTCACGCTGTGAAATTACAGATGGCTATGTAGCTCAGCTGGTTAGAGCACAGCACTCATAATGCTGGGGTCGCAGGTTCAAGTCCCGCCATAGCCACCATTAGTTTTAGAAGTATTTCGTGCGGAAGTGGCGGAATTGGTAGACGCGCTAGATTTAGGTTCTAGTATCGCAAGGTGTGAGAGTTCAAGTCTCTCCTTCCGCACCATTCTTCTCTAATGAAGAATCCAGTTCAAAGAGTTTTGTAGGGATATCGCCAAGCGGTAAGGCAGCGGCTTTTGATGCCGCCATTCGTTGGTTCAAATCCAGCTATCCCTGCCACCTTTAAAGGCCTGCTTATTAGCAGGCCTTTTTTCTATCTGCTCATCAAACTTTCCTACAAAAAAACCTGCTATACGCAGGTTTCTAATTAAGATCTCTTCGATGCTTTGGCTAGTGTAAATCACCCAAAGCATATTTTAGTGCCCAGTCTTTTACTGGGCCTGATTGTTGTACGCTTTTAATGGCTAGCTTACGCATAGCTTGTAGCGGCGGTAAGCTGTTTGAGAACATTAGATAAAATAAATCCATACCACTTTGCATTACGTGGTTGTCGGGCTTACGGCGCACTTCAAAGCGGCTCAAGGCTTTATCTTTATTGCCAATGCCATAGCGCTCAACTTGTTCTAGTAAGCACTTCACGTCTCGGTAGCCAAGGTTTACTCCCTGCCCTGCAAGCGGATTAATGGTATGTGCTGCATCGCCAATCACCACTGCACTGTGTTTTACGTAATTACCAACATGGCGTCGAGTTAAGGGAAAACTAGCGGAATCGAGTATTTCTATCTCGCCAGGTAAACGGGGAAACTCGCTTTCAATACGCTGTTTTAACTGTGCTTTGCTAAGCTGTTTAAGCTCTTGAATAGTGGCTTTAGCGTCATACCATATTAGCGCTGCATGTTGGTTAGCTAGTGGTAACAACGCCCTTGGTCCAGTGGGGTAAAATTGCTGCCACGTAGCAGTTTGCTGGGGCGCATCTAATTTAACGTTAATCGCAAAACAGTCGTGGCGATAATCCCAAGCGCTAATGCCTAAACCTAATTGCTCACGCATTTTAGAATTAGCCCCATCGGCAACTACCATTAGGCTGGCACTAAGCGAAACATCATCAACCAGTAGCTCTACGCCTTGCTGACTATTGCTAATTAACTGTGACGTTTGAACAATTTTACGGCTTACCCCAGCCCGTTCATTCGCTTGCCATAAGCCCAATTGAATAATGCGGTTTTCTAACATAAAGCCTAACTCAGGCAAGTTGAGTTGAGCACTATCAAAAATTAGTTTGTCTTGAGGATCTTCCCATACCTGCAACTGTTGGTAAGGGCACAGGCGCATTGCACTAATCGCTGACCAAGCGTCTAACTGCTTAAGCAAGTTTACGCTGGCGTGGCTAATTGCGCTTACGCGCAAGTCTATCGGCTGATTAGTGTCAAAAGCTTTGGGCTCAAAAGACTCCAACATCAATACTGATAAGCCCTGTAAGGCAAAACCTTGCGCACTAGCCGCGCCAATCATGCCGCCGCCAACAACCACAACATCAAATTTTTCCATGCTCTTTCAATTTGTTCTCACTATTTTGTGCAGTGTAACCTGAAGCCATAAATGGATGCGAATAATGGCGCAAGAAACTGAGCACCAACGCGCCTGCAAACAAGCACGAACACTTTTTAGCCTTTTTTCTGGCAAACACTGTGATTGTTACTAGTCAGGCTAGCTTTAAACCAGTAAAATACGCGTCCTTTTTTAACGATGTAATAATGAGTAAAACGATGGGAAATAAGCTGCATATCAAAACTTGGGGCTGCCAAATGAACGAGTACGATTCCTCGAAAATGGCCGACCTACTCGATGCGACCCATGGTTTTCAGCTAACTGAAGAAGCTGACGATGCCGACGTACTGCTACTAAATACCTGTTCAATTCGCGAAAAAGCGCAAGAGAAGGTATTTCACCAGTTAGGTCGCTGGAAAACACTCAAAAACAAAAAGCCTAATTTAGTGATTGGAGTAGGCGGCTGCGTTGCCTCACAAGAAGGTAAAGCGATTCGCGAACGCGCGCCTTACGTAGATATTGTATTTGGCCCGCAAACTCTGCACCGATTACCAGAAATGATTAAGCAAGTGAAAGGCGGCGAGAAATCGGTAGTAGACGTAAGCTTTCCAGAAATCGAAAAATTTGACCGCTTGCCAGAACCGCGTGCCGAAGGTGCTACCGCTTTTGTATCCATCATGGAAGGCTGTAGTAAATACTGTACCTTCTGTGTTGTGCCTTATACCCGTGGTGAAGAAGTTAGCCGCCCACTAGACGACGTATTATACGAAATTGCCTCACTGGCCGACCAAGGCGTACGTGAAGTAAACCTACTTGGGCAAAACGTAAATGCCTACCGTGGCCTAACTCACGACGACAGCATTTGTAGCTTTGCCGAATTACTGCGTTACGTTGCCAGTATTAACGGCATCGACCGGATTCGCTTTACCACTAGCCACCCTATCGAATTTACCGACGATATCGTTGATGTATATGCCGATACTCCTGAGCTAGTGAGCTTCTTGCACTTACCTGTACAAAGTGGTGCCGACCGCATTCTTAACTTAATGAAGCGTGGTCACACAGCAATCGAATACAAATCTATTATTCGCAAATTACGTAAGGCTCGTCCAGACATAGAAATCAGCTCTGACTTTATTGTTGGCTACCCAGGTGAAACTCAAGACGACTTCGCCGATACCATGAAGCTTATTGAACAAGTTAACTTTGATATGAGCTTTAGCTTTATATACAGCGCTCGTCCAGGTACCCCTGCAGCAGATTTACCAGACGATGTTAGCGAAGAAGAGAAGAAACAACGTTTATACATTCTGCAAGAGCGGATCAACCAGCAAGCGATGCAAGTAAGCCGTCGCATGCTAGATACCGAGCAGCGTATTTTGGTTGAAGGCCCATCGAAGAAAAACCCAATGGAACTGCGTGGCCGCACCGAAAATAACCGCGTAGTGAACTTTGAAGGCAGCCATGACGTAATAGGTCAATTCGTTGATGTGAAGATTGTTGATGTGTTTGCTCACTCGCTACGTGGTGAGTTACTACGAACCGAACAACAAATGCAGTTGCGTAATGACGTTGCCCCTGCCACTATTATCGACAAAACCGATGGGCAAGCTGACCACCTAGGTGTGGCAAGCTTTACGCCTTAGTCGCCGAGATAGCCTTTAAGGAGTTGAGGCTGGCTTCTCTAGCCAGCCCGAAAACAATTTGAGTAATAAAATCAATTCTATTGAAATTCATTTAGAGCCTGCCTCTAGCCCACGCCTTGCCCATCTTTGTGGCCCATTTGATGATAACTTAAAGCAACTTGAACGCCGTTTAGGTGTAGAAATTAGTTATCGCAGTAACAACTTCCAAATCACTGGCCGCCATGGCATGTGTTTAATTGCTGGCAGTATTTTGCGCTCGCTGTATGTTGAAACTGCACCGCTTAAAGGTGGCGACATTCCTGAGCTAAGCCCAGAAAAAGTGCATCTGGCGATTCAAGAAAGCCACGCTTTAGAGCAAGACGAAGAAAGTGCTCAGCACTACGGCAAAGAACTAAACATAAAAACCAAACGCGGCGTGATTAAGCCACGTACACCTAACCAAGCCAACTACATTGGCAACATGCTTGGTCACGACGTGACCTTTGGTATTGGCCCGGCAGGTACTGGTAAAACCTACCTAGCAGTTGCTTGTGCAGTAGACGCCTTAGAGCGTCAGGAAGTTCGCCGTATCTTGCTTACTCGCCCAGCGGTAGAAGCCGGCGAAAAGCTGGGCTTTTTACCTGGCGATCTAAGCCAAAAGGTAGACCCTTACCTACGCCCTCTTTACGACGCCCTGTTTGAGATGCTCGGTTTTGAAAAAGTGGAACGCTTAATAGAGCGCAACGTAATTGAAGTTGCGCCACTGGCTTACATGCGTGGACGTACCTTAAATGACGCCTATATCATCTTGGATGAAAGCCAAAACACCACGGTTGAGCAAATGAAAATGTTCTTAACCCGCATTGGCTTTAACTCG
The Agarivorans aestuarii DNA segment above includes these coding regions:
- the miaB gene encoding tRNA (N6-isopentenyl adenosine(37)-C2)-methylthiotransferase MiaB codes for the protein MGNKLHIKTWGCQMNEYDSSKMADLLDATHGFQLTEEADDADVLLLNTCSIREKAQEKVFHQLGRWKTLKNKKPNLVIGVGGCVASQEGKAIRERAPYVDIVFGPQTLHRLPEMIKQVKGGEKSVVDVSFPEIEKFDRLPEPRAEGATAFVSIMEGCSKYCTFCVVPYTRGEEVSRPLDDVLYEIASLADQGVREVNLLGQNVNAYRGLTHDDSICSFAELLRYVASINGIDRIRFTTSHPIEFTDDIVDVYADTPELVSFLHLPVQSGADRILNLMKRGHTAIEYKSIIRKLRKARPDIEISSDFIVGYPGETQDDFADTMKLIEQVNFDMSFSFIYSARPGTPAADLPDDVSEEEKKQRLYILQERINQQAMQVSRRMLDTEQRILVEGPSKKNPMELRGRTENNRVVNFEGSHDVIGQFVDVKIVDVFAHSLRGELLRTEQQMQLRNDVAPATIIDKTDGQADHLGVASFTP
- the ychF gene encoding redox-regulated ATPase YchF, whose translation is MGFKCGIVGLPNVGKSTLFNALTQAGIEAANFPFCTIEPNTGVVPVPDERLDALAAIVNPQRILPTTMEFVDIAGLVAGASKGEGLGNKFLANIRETDAIGHVVRCFENDNIVHVSGKVDPADDIDTINTELALSDLDTCEKAQIRVAKKAKGGDKDAKFEAEILVKVQAHLEADLMLRSLELSKEEKAAIAYMNFLTAKPTMYIANVNDDGFENNPYLDKVKEIAESENAVVVAVCAEIEGEIAELDAEEKAEFMEEMGLEEPGLNRVIRAGYELLDLQTYFTAGVKEVRAWTVPVGATGPQAAGKIHTDFEKGYIRAEVVGYDDYIEHQGESGAKVAGKWRQEGKTYVVNDGDVIHFLFNV
- a CDS encoding FAD-dependent monooxygenase — translated: MEKFDVVVVGGGMIGAASAQGFALQGLSVLMLESFEPKAFDTNQPIDLRVSAISHASVNLLKQLDAWSAISAMRLCPYQQLQVWEDPQDKLIFDSAQLNLPELGFMLENRIIQLGLWQANERAGVSRKIVQTSQLISNSQQGVELLVDDVSLSASLMVVADGANSKMREQLGLGISAWDYRHDCFAINVKLDAPQQTATWQQFYPTGPRALLPLANQHAALIWYDAKATIQELKQLSKAQLKQRIESEFPRLPGEIEILDSASFPLTRRHVGNYVKHSAVVIGDAAHTINPLAGQGVNLGYRDVKCLLEQVERYGIGNKDKALSRFEVRRKPDNHVMQSGMDLFYLMFSNSLPPLQAMRKLAIKSVQQSGPVKDWALKYALGDLH
- the pth gene encoding aminoacyl-tRNA hydrolase is translated as MINDIRLLVGLGNPGPEYASTRHNAGAWLVTQLANNHHVQLKPDSKHFGLTGRIQLAGQELRLLIPTTFMNLSGKSVASLAKFYRIELEQIMVAHDELDLPPGVARFKKGGGHGGHNGLRDIISKFGNSKDFHRLRIGIGHPGHKDRVSGFVLGKAPKSEQLLIDDAIDEAVRSTDVLLKDGLSKAMNRLHSYKAG
- a CDS encoding PhoH family protein, with the protein product MSNKINSIEIHLEPASSPRLAHLCGPFDDNLKQLERRLGVEISYRSNNFQITGRHGMCLIAGSILRSLYVETAPLKGGDIPELSPEKVHLAIQESHALEQDEESAQHYGKELNIKTKRGVIKPRTPNQANYIGNMLGHDVTFGIGPAGTGKTYLAVACAVDALERQEVRRILLTRPAVEAGEKLGFLPGDLSQKVDPYLRPLYDALFEMLGFEKVERLIERNVIEVAPLAYMRGRTLNDAYIILDESQNTTVEQMKMFLTRIGFNSRAVITGDITQVDLPRHQKSGLRHAIEVLGEVPALSFNFFQAADVVRHPIVAAIVEAYEEQDERDRIAEEKQKQRREAAQKLSQNGGE